In Phyllostomus discolor isolate MPI-MPIP mPhyDis1 chromosome 3, mPhyDis1.pri.v3, whole genome shotgun sequence, a single genomic region encodes these proteins:
- the GADD45G gene encoding growth arrest and DNA damage-inducible protein GADD45 gamma encodes MTLEEVRGQDTVPESTARMQGAGKALHELLLSAQRQGCLTAGVYESAKVLNVDPDNVTFCVLAADEEDEGDIALQIHFTLIQAFCCENDIDIVRVSDVQRLAAIVGAGDEASAPGDLHCILISNPNEDSWKDPALEKLSLFCEESRSVNDWVPSITLPE; translated from the exons ATGACACTGGAAGAAGTCCGAGGCCAGGACACAGTTCCTGAAAGCACAGCCAG GATGCAGGGCGCCGGGAAAGCTCTGCACGAGTTGCTGCTGTCGGCTCAGCGCCAGGGCTGCCTCACCGCCGGCGTCTACGAGTCGGCCAAAGTCCTGAACGT GGACCCTGACAATGTAACCTTCTGCGTGTTGGCGGCAGACGAGGAGGACGAGGGCGACATAGCGTTGCAGATTCATTTCACGCTGATCCAAGCATTCTGTTGCGAGAACGACATTGATATCGTTCGTGTGAGCGATGTGCAGCGGCTGGCGGCCATCGTGGGTGCTGGCGATGAGGCGAGTGCTCCAGGAGACCTTCACTGCATCCTCATTTCG aaCCCCAATGAGGATTCATGGAAGGACCCCGCCTTGGAGAAGCTCAGTCTGTTTTGCGAAGAGAGCCGCAGCGTCAATGACTGGGTGCCCAGTATCACCCTTCCCGAGTGA